A single genomic interval of Microbacterium sp. LWO14-1.2 harbors:
- a CDS encoding ATP-dependent helicase, whose product MSALDALDDRQREAASVLRGPVAVLAGAGTGKTRVITHRIAHGVDTGAYSPSRVMAVTFTAKAAGELRGRLRALGVEGVAARTFHAAALAQLNFFWPTLAGSPAPSIIDNKVRMLGQAADAMRLRPSTATLRDIASEIEWRKVSMLSIEKHASLGRTPSGIDAQQLVELQQRYEALKDERHQLDFEDVLLACAGMLEAEPRVAASVHEQYRHFTVDEFQDVSPLQNRLLELWLGDRRDICVVGDASQTIYSFAGAEQRFLLEFERRHPDATVVRLETNYRSQAPILEAANALMRGRPGALELMPARETFSADAPTVTAYDSERDEAEGIAAAVSARIEAGASPSDIAVLYRAHAQSAALQQALAAEGIATSVLGGTRFFAMPEVRQAILALRAAAVAPTEHGFLPGVQRVLRELGLTDEPPAAGGAQRDGWEARRAILRLAEEAGPDETLRSFSDALMARAKDQHEPTMRTVTLSTLHAAKGLEWPHVHLAGWAEGALPISYATGFDAIDEERRLAYVGVTRAARTLAVSWSRSAGRGERAPSRFLAEIGTTARGTGILRETSPAAVRAERRR is encoded by the coding sequence GTGAGCGCACTCGACGCCCTCGACGACAGGCAGCGGGAGGCGGCATCCGTGCTGCGCGGCCCCGTCGCGGTGCTCGCCGGCGCGGGAACGGGCAAGACGAGGGTGATCACGCACCGCATCGCGCACGGCGTCGACACGGGCGCCTACTCCCCGTCGCGCGTGATGGCGGTCACCTTCACGGCCAAGGCGGCGGGCGAGCTGCGGGGACGTCTGCGGGCGCTCGGCGTCGAGGGCGTCGCCGCCCGCACCTTCCACGCCGCAGCCCTCGCGCAGCTGAACTTCTTCTGGCCGACCCTCGCCGGGTCGCCGGCGCCCTCGATCATCGACAACAAGGTGCGGATGCTCGGGCAGGCCGCCGACGCGATGCGCCTTCGACCGAGCACGGCGACGCTGCGCGACATCGCCTCCGAGATCGAGTGGCGCAAGGTGTCGATGCTCTCGATCGAGAAGCACGCCTCGCTGGGCCGTACGCCCAGCGGCATCGACGCCCAGCAGCTCGTCGAGCTGCAGCAGCGCTATGAGGCGCTGAAGGACGAACGCCACCAGCTCGACTTCGAGGACGTGCTGCTCGCATGCGCGGGGATGCTGGAGGCGGAGCCCCGCGTCGCCGCCTCGGTGCACGAGCAGTACCGCCACTTCACGGTGGACGAGTTCCAGGACGTCTCGCCGCTGCAGAACCGGCTGCTCGAACTCTGGCTCGGCGACCGCCGCGACATCTGCGTCGTCGGCGACGCCAGCCAGACGATCTATTCGTTCGCGGGAGCCGAGCAGCGGTTCCTCCTCGAGTTCGAGCGACGGCATCCCGACGCCACCGTCGTGCGACTGGAGACGAACTACCGGTCCCAGGCTCCGATCCTCGAGGCGGCGAATGCGCTCATGCGGGGCAGGCCGGGGGCCCTCGAGCTCATGCCGGCGCGCGAGACGTTCTCGGCGGATGCGCCGACCGTGACCGCCTACGACAGCGAACGCGACGAGGCGGAGGGCATCGCCGCCGCGGTGTCCGCGCGCATCGAGGCGGGTGCGTCGCCCTCGGACATCGCGGTGCTCTACCGGGCGCACGCCCAGTCGGCGGCTCTCCAGCAGGCGCTCGCCGCGGAGGGCATCGCCACCTCGGTGCTCGGCGGCACCCGCTTCTTCGCGATGCCCGAGGTCCGCCAGGCGATCCTCGCGCTGCGGGCGGCAGCGGTCGCCCCCACCGAGCACGGGTTCCTGCCCGGAGTCCAGCGAGTGCTCCGCGAGCTGGGCCTCACCGACGAGCCGCCGGCGGCCGGAGGGGCGCAGCGCGACGGGTGGGAGGCGCGTCGCGCGATCCTCCGGCTCGCCGAGGAGGCCGGGCCGGACGAGACGCTCCGCAGTTTCAGCGATGCCCTGATGGCGCGGGCGAAGGACCAGCACGAGCCGACCATGCGCACGGTGACCCTGTCGACGCTGCACGCGGCGAAGGGACTCGAATGGCCGCACGTGCATCTCGCGGGCTGGGCGGAGGGGGCGCTGCCCATTTCGTACGCCACGGGTTTCGACGCGATCGACGAGGAACGGCGCCTCGCCTACGTCGGCGTCACGCGGGCCGCGCGTACTCTCGCGGTGTCGTGGTCGCGGTCCGCCGGCCGAGGGGAACGGGCGCCGTCGCGCTTCCTGGCCGAGATAGGAACGACTGCTCGCGGCACCGGCATTCTGCGTGAAACGTCACCGGCCGCAGTTCGCGCCGAACGCCGCCGCTGA
- a CDS encoding UPF0182 family protein: MTSTSAPNPATPRTSRRIFGISLAIIAALIAVFFVFSSLFTEYLWFDQLGFTNVLTTQWIATVTMFVVGFLGMAVPLFVAIQLAYRLRPVYVRLSSQLDRYQEVIEPLRRLAMWGMPIFFGLFAGFSAASQWKTVWLWANGVATDSVDPQFGVDTGFYMFAMPFYSILLAFVSAVLLLTLIVTALVSYLYGSVRIGQGELRISKAARIQLAVIAGLYLLVQAASLWLDRFKTLVSPDDRIVGPAYTGVNATIPGLAILAIIAAIVAVLFFVTAVIGRWRFPLAATALLIIASLVVGVGYPWAVTTFQVRPNQNAYQAEFYQRNIDGTKEAYGVADLETTPFEAETDAEAGQLRADAETTASIRIVDPAVISPTVRQLEQYRGYYQFQENMDVDRYEIDGVMQDTVVSVRDLDMAGVDVSNWNNRAAVYTHGYGLVAAAGNQRTSDGEPVFLERGIPSSGFLTDQENFEPRVYFGENSPEYSIVGAPDGSDPVEIDYPRGKDGSSETKTTFDGDGGPKIGNTFTKLLYALKFQSEQILFSNLVNDDSQILYDRDPKTRVQKVAPYLELDSDPYPSVVDGRIVWIIDGYTTSSSYPYSTNVSLSEAIADSNLPSPSLAIDEINYIRNSVKATVDAYDGSVTLYAWDDQDPVLQTWQKIYPSTLKPVSEMSGDLMSHVRYPTDLFKVQRDILGIYHINTAGSFAQQDNRWQTPNDPRSDSVLQPPYYLTMQMPGQDSPRFSMFSTFIPSASGSGGNRDVLMGYLAVDSDAGSEAGKKSEGYGQLRMLEIDTDTTVPGPGQVQNTYNSDTSVVPQLNLLQQGESQVIYGNLLTLPVGGGLLYVQPVYVQSSEGTKLPRLQKVLVAFGDKVAFEDTLTAALDALFGGDSGATGGDDQVEPTQPDPDTGEVPTEPTTPTDAQADALADAQQALLDRDAALKSGDLTKFAEADKRLTDAVNTLLELEGASGE; the protein is encoded by the coding sequence GTGACCTCGACTTCCGCACCGAACCCGGCCACTCCTCGAACCTCCCGAAGAATCTTCGGCATCTCGTTGGCGATCATCGCCGCGCTGATCGCCGTCTTCTTCGTCTTCTCGTCGCTCTTCACCGAGTACCTCTGGTTCGACCAGCTGGGCTTCACGAACGTGCTCACGACGCAGTGGATCGCGACGGTGACCATGTTCGTCGTCGGGTTCCTCGGCATGGCCGTGCCGCTGTTCGTCGCGATCCAGCTCGCCTACCGGCTGCGCCCGGTGTACGTGCGGCTGAGCTCGCAGCTCGACCGCTACCAGGAGGTCATCGAGCCGCTCCGTCGCCTGGCCATGTGGGGCATGCCGATCTTCTTCGGCCTCTTCGCCGGCTTCTCGGCCGCCAGCCAGTGGAAGACCGTGTGGCTGTGGGCCAACGGCGTGGCGACCGACTCCGTCGACCCGCAGTTCGGTGTCGACACCGGCTTCTACATGTTCGCGATGCCGTTCTACTCGATCCTGCTCGCCTTCGTGTCGGCCGTGCTGCTGCTGACGCTCATCGTCACGGCGCTCGTCTCGTACCTGTACGGCTCGGTGCGGATCGGCCAGGGCGAGCTGCGCATCTCGAAGGCCGCGCGCATCCAGCTCGCCGTCATCGCCGGTCTCTACCTCCTCGTGCAGGCCGCGAGCCTCTGGCTCGACCGGTTCAAGACGCTCGTGAGCCCCGACGACCGCATCGTCGGCCCCGCGTACACCGGTGTCAACGCCACCATCCCCGGCCTCGCGATCCTCGCGATCATCGCGGCGATCGTGGCCGTGCTGTTCTTCGTCACCGCCGTGATCGGCCGCTGGCGGTTCCCGCTCGCGGCGACCGCGCTGCTCATCATCGCCTCGCTCGTCGTGGGCGTCGGCTACCCGTGGGCGGTCACGACGTTCCAGGTGCGCCCGAACCAGAACGCCTACCAGGCGGAGTTCTACCAGCGGAACATCGACGGCACCAAAGAGGCGTACGGCGTCGCCGACCTCGAGACCACGCCGTTCGAGGCCGAGACCGACGCCGAGGCGGGCCAGCTCCGCGCCGACGCCGAGACGACGGCATCCATCCGCATCGTCGATCCGGCCGTCATCAGCCCGACCGTCCGTCAGCTCGAGCAGTACCGCGGCTACTACCAGTTCCAGGAGAACATGGACGTCGACCGGTACGAGATCGACGGCGTCATGCAGGACACGGTGGTGTCGGTGCGCGACCTCGACATGGCCGGCGTCGACGTCTCGAACTGGAACAACCGCGCCGCGGTCTACACGCACGGCTACGGTCTCGTCGCGGCGGCGGGCAACCAGCGCACGAGCGACGGCGAGCCCGTCTTCCTCGAGCGCGGCATCCCGTCGTCCGGATTCCTGACCGATCAGGAGAACTTCGAGCCCCGTGTCTACTTCGGCGAGAACTCGCCCGAGTACTCGATCGTCGGAGCGCCCGACGGGTCCGATCCCGTCGAGATCGACTACCCGCGCGGAAAGGACGGGTCGAGCGAGACCAAGACCACGTTCGACGGCGACGGCGGACCGAAGATCGGCAACACCTTCACGAAGCTGCTGTACGCGCTGAAGTTCCAGTCCGAGCAGATCCTGTTCTCGAACCTCGTGAACGACGACTCGCAGATCCTGTACGACCGCGATCCGAAGACGCGCGTCCAGAAGGTCGCTCCGTACCTCGAGCTCGACAGCGACCCGTACCCGAGCGTCGTCGACGGTCGCATCGTCTGGATCATCGACGGCTACACGACGAGCTCGTCGTACCCCTACTCGACGAACGTGAGCCTCTCCGAGGCGATCGCCGACTCGAACCTCCCGTCGCCGTCTCTGGCCATCGACGAGATCAACTACATCCGCAACTCGGTCAAGGCGACCGTCGACGCCTACGACGGATCCGTGACGCTGTACGCGTGGGACGACCAGGACCCGGTGCTGCAGACGTGGCAGAAGATCTACCCGTCGACGCTCAAGCCGGTCAGCGAGATGTCGGGCGACCTCATGAGCCACGTGCGGTACCCGACCGACCTGTTCAAGGTGCAGCGCGACATCCTTGGGATCTACCACATCAACACGGCCGGCTCCTTCGCCCAGCAGGACAACCGGTGGCAGACGCCGAACGATCCGCGCAGCGACTCGGTGCTCCAGCCGCCGTACTACCTGACCATGCAGATGCCGGGTCAGGACTCCCCGCGGTTCTCGATGTTCTCGACGTTCATCCCGAGTGCCTCCGGCAGCGGCGGCAACCGTGACGTGCTGATGGGTTATCTCGCGGTCGACTCGGATGCCGGCTCGGAGGCCGGCAAGAAGTCGGAGGGCTACGGCCAGCTCCGGATGCTCGAGATCGACACCGACACGACGGTGCCCGGTCCCGGCCAGGTGCAGAACACGTACAACTCGGACACCTCCGTGGTGCCGCAGCTCAACCTGCTGCAGCAGGGTGAGTCGCAGGTGATCTACGGCAACCTGCTCACGCTGCCCGTGGGTGGCGGTCTGCTGTATGTGCAGCCCGTCTATGTCCAGTCGTCCGAGGGGACGAAGCTGCCGCGTCTGCAGAAGGTGCTCGTCGCCTTCGGTGACAAGGTGGCGTTCGAAGACACCCTGACTGCGGCGCTCGACGCGCTGTTCGGTGGCGACTCCGGCGCGACAGGCGGCGATGATCAGGTCGAGCCGACGCAGCCGGATCCCGACACCGGCGAGGTGCCGACCGAGCCCACCACTCCGACCGATGCGCAGGCCGACGCCCTCGCGGACGCGCAGCAGGCGCTGCTCGACCGCGACGCCGCCCTCAAGTCGGGCGATCTGACGAAGTTCGCCGAGGCCGACAAGCGTCTGACCGACGCGGTCAACACGCTCCTCGAGCTGGAAGGCGCATCGGGAGAGTAA
- a CDS encoding nitrilase-related carbon-nitrogen hydrolase, with product MTVSSPRTIEAIAVSPLIEIGDVEGNLRRLGDALSAYGDDAPRLVVAPELATSGYVFADRDEAVRLAMPRDDDRLTRLAALLGAQTVAVIGFAESDGDDLYNSAAVLARDGVLAAYRKSHLWGEEKLVFTPGTDAGMVVDSAIGRLGVAICYDNEFPEVPRALALSGANLLALPVNWPLVPRPAGERPPETIQAMGAARSSRLPTVIADRHGVERGVEWTGGTAVIDGEGWVVAEESDGVATAILRITTGDKGLGPHNDLFADRRPDIYRAHPS from the coding sequence ATGACGGTCTCTTCTCCGCGCACCATCGAAGCGATCGCTGTGAGCCCGCTGATCGAGATCGGCGACGTGGAGGGGAACCTCCGCCGCCTGGGCGATGCTCTCTCCGCATACGGCGACGACGCCCCGCGCCTCGTGGTGGCGCCGGAGCTCGCGACCAGCGGTTACGTCTTCGCAGACCGAGATGAGGCCGTGCGCCTCGCGATGCCGCGCGACGACGACCGACTGACCCGACTGGCGGCGCTGTTGGGCGCGCAGACGGTCGCGGTGATCGGCTTCGCCGAGAGCGACGGCGACGACCTCTACAACTCCGCCGCGGTGCTGGCGCGTGACGGCGTGCTGGCCGCGTATCGCAAGTCCCATCTGTGGGGCGAGGAGAAGCTCGTCTTCACCCCGGGAACGGATGCCGGGATGGTCGTCGACTCCGCGATCGGCCGACTGGGCGTCGCCATCTGCTACGACAACGAGTTCCCCGAGGTTCCCCGAGCACTCGCGCTGTCCGGCGCCAACCTCCTGGCACTGCCCGTGAACTGGCCTCTGGTCCCGCGCCCCGCGGGGGAGCGGCCTCCCGAGACCATCCAGGCGATGGGCGCGGCGCGGTCGTCCCGGCTCCCCACGGTCATCGCCGACCGCCACGGCGTGGAGCGCGGAGTGGAGTGGACCGGCGGGACCGCGGTGATCGACGGGGAGGGCTGGGTCGTCGCGGAGGAGAGCGACGGCGTGGCCACCGCGATCCTGCGGATCACGACCGGTGACAAGGGGCTGGGCCCGCACAACGACCTCTTCGCGGACCGTCGGCCCGACATCTACCGCGCGCACCCGTCCTGA
- a CDS encoding PDZ domain-containing protein, with protein sequence MDRTRSVKLGLGVWALIVALIALVVLTFLPTPYVIQRPGPVYDTLGTAAGADDEQVPLIKVEGAETYETAGTLDLTTVQVVGNRERTPSWFELALAWTDPSRAVVPIESVFPEGQTSEQRDERNATLMVDSQHEATAAALNELGYDTGAAVAVVDVLDDAPAAGLLEPEDVITAVDGTPVASAKLLREAIQDAGGDPVELTVLRAGEERTVDVTPEKHVEGDVTTWLIGVTLRTDYDFEIDVTIQLDNVGGPSAGMMFALGIIDTLTPGELNGGQNVAGTGTIEADGTVGPIGGIRQKLYGARDAGAEYFLAPESNCDEVTGHVPDGLTVLSTSTLDESLAALEVIANGGDVDSLPTCDAAAAK encoded by the coding sequence GTGGATCGAACCCGGTCTGTGAAGCTCGGACTGGGAGTATGGGCGCTGATCGTGGCGTTGATCGCGCTCGTGGTGCTCACCTTCCTCCCCACGCCGTACGTCATCCAGCGACCGGGACCCGTCTACGACACCCTCGGCACGGCGGCGGGCGCCGACGATGAGCAGGTCCCGCTCATCAAGGTCGAGGGCGCGGAGACCTACGAGACGGCCGGCACGCTCGACCTCACGACCGTGCAGGTGGTGGGCAACCGCGAGCGCACCCCCAGCTGGTTCGAGCTCGCGCTGGCGTGGACCGACCCGTCGCGCGCCGTCGTCCCGATCGAGTCTGTCTTCCCCGAGGGGCAGACGAGCGAGCAGCGCGACGAGCGCAACGCGACCCTGATGGTCGACTCGCAGCACGAGGCGACGGCGGCTGCGCTCAACGAGCTCGGGTACGACACCGGCGCGGCCGTCGCCGTCGTCGACGTGCTCGACGACGCCCCCGCCGCGGGGCTGCTGGAGCCCGAAGACGTCATCACCGCCGTCGACGGCACCCCCGTCGCCTCGGCGAAGCTCCTGCGCGAGGCGATCCAGGATGCCGGAGGCGACCCCGTGGAACTGACCGTGCTGCGCGCGGGGGAGGAGCGGACCGTCGACGTCACCCCCGAGAAGCACGTCGAGGGAGATGTGACGACCTGGCTCATCGGCGTCACGCTGCGCACCGACTACGACTTCGAGATCGACGTCACGATCCAGCTCGACAACGTCGGAGGACCCAGTGCCGGCATGATGTTCGCGCTCGGGATCATCGACACGCTGACCCCCGGTGAGCTCAACGGCGGGCAGAACGTCGCCGGCACCGGCACGATCGAGGCCGACGGCACGGTCGGGCCGATCGGGGGCATCCGACAGAAGCTCTACGGAGCGCGGGATGCCGGCGCCGAGTACTTCCTCGCTCCCGAGTCCAACTGCGACGAGGTGACGGGGCACGTCCCCGACGGGCTCACGGTGCTCAGCACCTCGACGCTCGACGAGTCCCTCGCGGCGCTCGAGGTGATCGCGAACGGGGGAGACGTCGACTCCCTGCCGACGTGCGACGCCGCCGCCGCGAAGTGA
- a CDS encoding zinc-dependent metalloprotease, which yields MADNDPTPEDFQEFLRRMMSGQGGGDIDPEALRNAFSGMDGLQLDPAMMQTIMAQLQGAFGGDAWENALRQALHIANRDGLGISEGSRTSLADSFALADLWLGEATTISELAESPRAMTRGEWVEATLPVWKEIADPVSTSIADALTAALDSQVPDDMRGVVQGAGRLMRGLGGSVFAAQFGQVLGNLSLEVVSGGDVGIPVLPAGTAAVIPQNLAGFGEGLEIPEDQIALYIATRELAYARLYRHAKWLHLHVMAQITDFARGVTVDVDALEDVASRLDPSDPEELRAAIEGGALLPTQTDAQREALARLENLVATIDGWVDVVTAQATARLPDGARIAEAARRRRAVGGPAEDALGALVGLKLRPRRLREASAMWQAVTDAVGAAGRDALWDYPDLMPTSEDIDDPTALVARLQATARGEQPVADEFDEALARLLDGDDFGGADERGADTPGADEPGNDAGGSSPDAHDESGDDESPEGDRPV from the coding sequence ATGGCAGACAACGACCCGACCCCCGAGGACTTCCAGGAGTTCCTCCGACGAATGATGTCCGGCCAGGGAGGCGGAGACATCGACCCCGAGGCGTTGCGCAACGCGTTCTCGGGCATGGACGGGCTTCAGCTCGACCCGGCGATGATGCAGACGATCATGGCGCAGCTCCAGGGCGCGTTCGGCGGAGACGCCTGGGAGAACGCCCTGCGGCAGGCTCTGCACATCGCGAACCGCGACGGCCTCGGCATCTCCGAGGGCTCGCGCACCTCGCTCGCCGATTCGTTCGCGCTCGCCGATCTCTGGCTCGGCGAGGCGACGACCATCTCGGAGCTCGCCGAGTCTCCCCGAGCCATGACCCGCGGCGAGTGGGTCGAGGCGACCCTCCCGGTGTGGAAGGAGATCGCCGACCCCGTGTCGACGAGCATCGCCGACGCGCTCACCGCCGCGCTCGACAGCCAGGTCCCCGACGACATGCGCGGCGTGGTGCAGGGGGCGGGCAGGCTCATGCGCGGGCTCGGCGGGTCGGTGTTCGCCGCCCAGTTCGGCCAGGTGCTCGGCAACTTGTCGCTCGAGGTCGTGTCGGGCGGCGACGTCGGCATCCCCGTGCTCCCCGCCGGCACCGCCGCCGTGATCCCGCAGAACCTCGCTGGCTTCGGCGAGGGTCTGGAGATCCCCGAGGACCAGATCGCGTTGTACATCGCGACCCGCGAACTCGCGTACGCGCGTCTCTACCGGCACGCGAAGTGGTTGCACCTGCACGTCATGGCGCAGATCACCGACTTCGCTCGGGGCGTGACGGTCGACGTCGACGCACTCGAAGACGTCGCGAGCCGTCTCGACCCCTCCGACCCGGAGGAGCTGCGCGCGGCGATCGAGGGCGGCGCGCTCCTGCCCACGCAGACCGACGCCCAGCGCGAGGCGCTGGCGCGGCTCGAGAACCTCGTCGCGACGATCGACGGCTGGGTCGACGTGGTCACCGCGCAGGCGACCGCGCGCCTCCCCGACGGCGCGCGCATCGCGGAGGCCGCGCGTCGCCGGCGTGCCGTCGGCGGCCCCGCCGAGGACGCTCTCGGCGCGCTGGTGGGGCTCAAGCTGCGGCCGCGCCGGCTGCGGGAGGCCTCGGCGATGTGGCAGGCGGTGACGGATGCCGTCGGCGCCGCCGGACGCGACGCGCTGTGGGACTACCCCGACCTCATGCCGACCTCCGAGGACATCGACGACCCCACCGCCCTGGTCGCGCGGCTGCAGGCCACCGCCCGCGGCGAACAGCCGGTGGCCGACGAGTTCGACGAGGCGCTGGCCCGGCTGCTCGACGGTGACGACTTCGGCGGCGCCGACGAGCGGGGCGCCGACACGCCGGGCGCAGACGAGCCGGGCAACGACGCGGGAGGCTCCTCGCCGGACGCGCACGACGAGTCCGGCGACGACGAGTCCCCCGAGGGCGACCGCCCCGTCTGA
- a CDS encoding type II CAAX endopeptidase family protein — MTRPGERPALPSSISTDDRVRRRLWIGLLAVIVYIAFAAGGGALIDVLGAADADPVAELALTHLIPLPIAIAAGLVFARLSGWWTDVWTDAPIARATPRRLWWWLVPLAIVAQLVALVSDVHWSRLSAAYVAVGLLAYLLVGLGEELYFRGILLESVRARHGETVTLLVTALAFGVAHSFGSLMGGVPVGTIAFQVAVTTMDGVLFYAALRVTGTLWVPIVLHGLGDYARWLAAPGDDGSVSPLAVGSQIAMTVLAVMILFSVIREDRRTRKPRVPAAARR, encoded by the coding sequence ATGACCCGGCCCGGCGAACGCCCCGCGCTCCCCTCCTCGATCTCGACGGATGATCGCGTCCGGCGACGCCTCTGGATCGGCCTCCTCGCCGTCATCGTGTACATCGCGTTCGCGGCCGGAGGCGGTGCGCTCATCGACGTGCTCGGCGCCGCCGATGCGGATCCCGTCGCCGAGCTGGCGCTCACGCACCTCATCCCACTCCCGATCGCGATCGCGGCCGGTCTGGTCTTCGCCCGTCTCTCCGGGTGGTGGACGGATGTCTGGACCGACGCACCCATCGCACGCGCGACGCCGCGTCGACTCTGGTGGTGGCTGGTGCCTCTCGCGATCGTCGCCCAGCTCGTCGCCCTCGTCAGCGACGTGCACTGGTCACGCCTGAGCGCCGCGTACGTCGCCGTCGGGCTGCTCGCTTATCTGCTCGTGGGCCTCGGCGAGGAGCTGTACTTCCGGGGCATCCTGCTCGAGTCCGTCCGCGCCCGCCACGGCGAGACCGTGACGCTGCTCGTGACCGCGCTCGCCTTCGGCGTGGCGCACTCGTTCGGCAGCCTGATGGGCGGGGTGCCCGTCGGAACCATCGCGTTCCAGGTCGCCGTCACCACGATGGACGGTGTGCTCTTCTACGCCGCGCTGCGGGTCACGGGAACCCTGTGGGTCCCCATCGTGCTGCACGGCCTCGGCGACTACGCCCGCTGGCTCGCGGCTCCCGGCGATGACGGCTCTGTGAGCCCCCTCGCCGTCGGCAGTCAGATCGCGATGACCGTGCTAGCGGTCATGATCCTGTTCAGCGTCATCCGCGAAGATCGCCGCACGAGAAAGCCGCGCGTCCCCGCCGCTGCCCGGAGGTGA
- a CDS encoding cytosine permease has product MAYESSGLPEPGVAQTEVALPATSGIEVKSIDWVPLTERTGTPSSLFSLWFMSNANLTTLATGMVGVAMGANFLVSVVAIVLGVCVGTVFTAFHSAQGPQLGLPQMIQSRAQFGYRGVAIVCLVVVASIVGFNIFNQLLAGQVLTTTTGVDAGAWWYVLITALALTLAIVGYHWIHRVQKWLTWLFLATFGVFTVVALFVLPLPAADFSLAEMNWPAFLVQFAAAAAYALGWAPYVSDYSRYLPPQTSPSKALFHTASGVIVGAGWLMILGAFVASLFTEADPVEAIGTAADAILPGLGPVLLWSALPALITVITINIYAASIELITVADSFRPVRPTRMTRIVACSLVGLGGLLGAAFSTGEFLESFGSFLVVLLYVLVPWTSVNLVDYYLVRRGRYAVAEMFRPHGLYGAWGWRGITAYVVGIAAMIPFVVTTWFTGPVATAIGGIDIALFVGLIASAIAYVVLARGLDLDAERRLAREEANAAGIRSVSFGADRG; this is encoded by the coding sequence ATGGCATATGAGAGCAGCGGGCTGCCCGAGCCCGGCGTCGCGCAGACCGAGGTCGCACTGCCCGCGACCAGCGGCATCGAGGTCAAGTCCATCGACTGGGTGCCGTTGACCGAGCGCACCGGCACCCCGTCGAGTCTGTTCTCGCTGTGGTTCATGTCGAACGCGAACCTCACGACGCTGGCGACCGGGATGGTGGGCGTCGCCATGGGTGCGAACTTCCTCGTCTCGGTCGTCGCGATCGTGCTCGGCGTGTGCGTCGGCACGGTGTTCACCGCCTTCCACTCGGCGCAGGGTCCGCAATTGGGGCTGCCGCAGATGATCCAGTCCCGCGCCCAATTCGGCTACCGCGGGGTCGCGATCGTGTGTCTCGTGGTCGTCGCGAGCATCGTCGGGTTCAACATCTTCAACCAGCTGCTCGCCGGGCAGGTGCTGACGACGACGACCGGCGTGGATGCGGGCGCGTGGTGGTACGTGCTCATCACGGCTCTCGCGCTGACTCTCGCGATCGTCGGCTACCACTGGATCCACCGCGTGCAGAAGTGGCTCACCTGGCTGTTCCTCGCCACTTTCGGTGTGTTCACCGTGGTCGCCCTCTTCGTGCTGCCTCTCCCTGCAGCGGACTTCTCGCTCGCGGAGATGAACTGGCCGGCGTTCCTGGTGCAGTTCGCGGCCGCTGCGGCCTACGCGCTGGGCTGGGCGCCGTACGTCTCCGACTACTCGCGCTATCTGCCTCCGCAGACGAGTCCGAGCAAGGCGCTCTTCCACACCGCGTCGGGAGTGATCGTCGGGGCCGGTTGGCTCATGATCCTCGGTGCGTTCGTGGCGTCGCTGTTCACGGAGGCCGACCCTGTCGAGGCGATCGGCACCGCCGCAGACGCGATCCTGCCGGGGCTCGGCCCGGTGCTGCTGTGGTCGGCGCTGCCTGCGCTCATCACGGTCATCACGATCAACATCTATGCCGCGAGCATCGAGCTCATCACGGTCGCCGATTCCTTCCGGCCGGTGCGGCCGACGCGGATGACCCGTATCGTCGCGTGCTCGCTCGTCGGTCTCGGCGGTCTGCTGGGTGCCGCATTCTCGACGGGGGAGTTCCTCGAGTCGTTCGGCAGCTTCCTCGTCGTGCTGCTGTACGTGCTGGTGCCCTGGACCTCGGTCAACCTCGTCGACTATTACCTGGTGCGTCGTGGGCGCTACGCGGTCGCGGAGATGTTCCGCCCGCACGGCCTGTACGGCGCATGGGGCTGGCGCGGGATCACGGCGTACGTCGTCGGGATCGCCGCGATGATCCCGTTCGTCGTCACGACCTGGTTCACCGGTCCGGTGGCAACCGCCATCGGCGGGATCGACATCGCTCTGTTCGTCGGCCTCATCGCCTCGGCGATCGCCTACGTCGTCCTCGCGCGCGGTCTCGACCTGGACGCGGAGAGGCGACTCGCCCGCGAGGAGGCGAATGCCGCCGGCATCCGCTCCGTGAGCTTCGGCGCCGACCGCGGCTGA